In Candidatus Krumholzibacteriia bacterium, one genomic interval encodes:
- a CDS encoding glycoside hydrolase family 16 protein has product MRHRRILKLLSLSVLVLTSLGFNCDREDALQWSLVWQDEFDGPEGQSPNPQKWRFDIGTDWGNRQLEYDTDRPENVSLDGNGRLRIIAREEAYEGSAYTSGRINTRQLFAHEHGRFEAKVLLPIGQGIWPAFWMLGADFPEVPWPDCGEIDIMEYRGQEPNILVGTIHGPGHFGDAAISGRYQSSGYLNEQYHVYAIEWDGGSITWFIDAIQYHRVTRDDLPEGARWVYNHPFFMLLNVAVGGRWAGPPDATTVFPQTMLVDWVRVYAISPRD; this is encoded by the coding sequence ATGCGACACCGTCGCATCCTCAAGCTACTTTCCCTGTCGGTGCTCGTTCTGACCTCTCTGGGGTTCAATTGCGACCGCGAAGATGCGTTGCAATGGAGCCTCGTGTGGCAGGACGAGTTCGATGGCCCCGAAGGCCAATCTCCGAACCCGCAGAAGTGGCGTTTCGACATCGGAACCGACTGGGGCAACCGGCAATTGGAGTACGACACCGACCGCCCCGAGAACGTTTCGCTGGATGGCAACGGCAGGCTCCGCATCATCGCGCGCGAGGAAGCGTACGAGGGGAGCGCCTACACGTCGGGGCGGATCAACACGCGCCAATTGTTCGCACACGAGCACGGCCGCTTCGAGGCAAAGGTCCTGCTTCCCATCGGGCAGGGGATCTGGCCGGCCTTCTGGATGCTGGGCGCGGATTTTCCCGAGGTTCCGTGGCCCGACTGTGGTGAGATCGACATCATGGAGTACCGCGGCCAGGAGCCCAACATACTCGTTGGCACCATCCACGGCCCCGGGCACTTCGGGGACGCCGCGATCTCGGGGCGTTACCAGTCTTCAGGCTACCTGAACGAGCAGTACCACGTGTATGCGATCGAGTGGGACGGTGGCAGCATCACGTGGTTCATCGACGCTATCCAGTATCACCGTGTCACGCGTGACGACCTGCCCGAAGGCGCGCGCTGGGTGTACAACCACCCGTTCTTCATGCTTCTGAACGTCGCGGTTGGTGGCAGATGGGCGGGTCCACCCGACGCCACGACCGTCTTTCCGCAGACGATGCTTGTCGACTGGGTGCGCGTCTACGCGATTTCCCCCCGCGATTGA
- a CDS encoding glycosidase, with product MSRAGIATRNLAFTLAALLAGLVAPPAIAQAVDTVRVVSDESGQRLQVNGRDTMVFGMNWDYFPIGTNYSYDFWGQPDDFIKEALARDMPLMKAMGVNAIRVYAGMPARWITYIYEQYGIYTILNHFVARYGYTLDGAWIAAVDYADPRLRAAVKAEVLEIVEQYRNTPGLMMWMLGNENNYGLSWTSFEIANLPEGERDAARARFLYSLFGEIIDGIKALDSNHPVAIANGDIQYIDLIAQECKNLDILGTNVYRGISARDLFDVVKEKLGVPVLFTEFGCDAFNAKEMREDQIMQAHYLIGQWEEIYEQSAGKGRAGNCIGGTIFQWTDGWWKYRQEERLDVHDTNASWANGGYQEDLVPGENNMNEEWWGITAKGYSDVSGQYDVYPRAAYYALRQAFTLDPYAPGTDLASIRTHFGRIHPAVAALEARGNTAARESSATNRIRVSNVRLEFTTYNTGGTSTSTPATMGTTLPTQFPAFRGFDHMESFYADFVAQPTDAITGFLSLNILGHVATAPIDEIFYENRGRPKTVQGPNGTVTLPDVERVAVYRAAVNWDDRWFSLVGFYRTGHLHWQYEGDFFGMYRDAYYGNNIDIYNGLAPIGVEIAGKRTLTGLKVAYGPQLWWGANPSVYVKYNRRIWRWDATAVYQNDIQGQTGTVASSVAIPLPPTRKLSLQLHGSRGNVAYDVGGIWSGQPKVGQTFQIAEPDGDSYRVLQDQVKDSDTFGGKAKVTYQKGRWNWYGEGAIMGLVADGGPTSIPTFTGWRLRDSGSGNQSNILAGIAVQVNDFQISPNFLYQKPIVGPVPGDAPPPGRPRNVLDDPFAVRANRETAAAELLITYDPTPATWMWAWDNETAEDAKFAAAVGYVYRHMPTTQDAANFIAADGTTVYTFGAAPPGRDMWELWTRIVSCPRRDMRLIANLYIGTGEGNGYDLTGENQTLNRRIQRAGGTARLAWGQHVFEAAAKFNDWGPYDYHHDFNETFPVQLMADISRTLGTPRWYGFPQTRFGLRGTWRSLDQNSPRYCPGMTPDALGNMVCDPTLDAKNGSEWEIRTYLIFTM from the coding sequence ATGTCGCGCGCAGGAATAGCCACACGGAATCTGGCCTTCACGCTCGCTGCGCTTCTTGCCGGGCTGGTTGCACCGCCAGCCATCGCACAGGCGGTGGACACGGTTCGAGTCGTGTCTGACGAATCCGGCCAGCGGCTGCAGGTGAATGGCCGCGACACGATGGTCTTCGGAATGAACTGGGACTACTTCCCCATCGGAACCAACTATTCCTACGACTTCTGGGGCCAGCCCGACGATTTCATCAAGGAAGCACTCGCGCGCGATATGCCGCTCATGAAGGCCATGGGCGTCAACGCGATCCGCGTCTATGCGGGCATGCCGGCCCGCTGGATAACCTACATCTACGAGCAGTACGGCATCTACACCATCCTGAACCACTTCGTGGCACGCTACGGCTACACGCTGGACGGGGCATGGATCGCGGCCGTGGACTACGCCGATCCGCGGCTGCGCGCGGCGGTGAAGGCCGAGGTACTCGAAATCGTGGAACAGTACCGCAACACGCCGGGCCTCATGATGTGGATGCTGGGCAATGAGAACAACTACGGCCTGTCGTGGACGTCATTCGAGATCGCGAATCTCCCCGAGGGCGAACGCGACGCCGCCCGGGCGCGTTTCCTGTATTCCCTTTTCGGCGAAATCATCGATGGCATCAAGGCGCTCGATTCCAACCACCCCGTCGCCATCGCGAATGGCGACATCCAGTACATCGACCTGATCGCCCAGGAGTGCAAGAACCTCGACATCCTCGGCACCAACGTTTACCGCGGGATATCGGCGCGCGACCTGTTTGATGTGGTGAAGGAAAAACTGGGCGTTCCCGTGCTCTTCACCGAGTTCGGCTGCGATGCATTCAACGCCAAAGAGATGCGCGAAGATCAGATCATGCAGGCGCACTACCTGATCGGCCAGTGGGAGGAGATCTACGAGCAGTCCGCGGGCAAGGGCCGCGCGGGCAACTGCATCGGCGGCACAATTTTCCAGTGGACCGACGGCTGGTGGAAGTACAGGCAGGAAGAACGCCTCGACGTGCACGACACCAATGCCTCGTGGGCCAACGGCGGTTACCAGGAGGATCTCGTTCCTGGCGAGAACAACATGAATGAGGAATGGTGGGGCATTACCGCCAAGGGCTACTCCGACGTCAGCGGCCAGTACGACGTCTATCCGCGCGCGGCGTACTACGCGCTGCGGCAGGCGTTCACGCTGGATCCCTATGCGCCCGGCACCGACCTCGCGAGTATCCGCACCCACTTCGGGCGCATCCACCCGGCCGTGGCCGCGCTCGAGGCCCGTGGAAACACCGCGGCGCGGGAATCGAGCGCCACCAACCGCATTCGGGTGAGCAATGTGCGCCTCGAGTTCACGACCTACAACACCGGCGGGACCAGCACCAGCACGCCCGCCACCATGGGAACCACCCTGCCGACGCAGTTCCCCGCGTTCCGGGGGTTCGATCACATGGAGTCGTTCTACGCCGACTTCGTGGCGCAGCCCACCGACGCGATCACGGGGTTTCTGTCGCTGAACATCCTGGGACACGTGGCCACCGCGCCCATCGACGAGATCTTCTACGAGAACCGGGGGCGGCCCAAGACCGTCCAGGGGCCGAACGGAACGGTGACCCTCCCCGACGTCGAGCGGGTCGCGGTTTACCGGGCGGCGGTCAACTGGGACGACCGCTGGTTCTCCCTGGTGGGCTTCTACCGCACGGGCCACCTGCACTGGCAATACGAGGGCGACTTCTTCGGGATGTACCGGGACGCCTACTACGGAAACAACATCGACATCTACAACGGCCTGGCCCCGATTGGTGTGGAGATTGCCGGCAAGAGGACCCTCACGGGACTGAAGGTTGCATACGGGCCGCAGTTGTGGTGGGGCGCCAACCCGTCAGTATACGTGAAGTACAACCGCCGCATATGGCGGTGGGACGCGACGGCCGTTTATCAGAACGACATCCAGGGGCAGACGGGTACGGTCGCGAGCTCGGTTGCCATCCCGCTTCCACCAACGCGCAAACTTTCTCTCCAGCTCCACGGCTCGCGCGGCAACGTCGCCTATGACGTGGGCGGTATCTGGTCCGGTCAACCCAAGGTCGGCCAGACCTTCCAGATCGCGGAGCCGGATGGCGACAGCTACCGCGTCCTTCAGGACCAGGTGAAGGACTCGGACACATTCGGCGGCAAGGCCAAGGTGACTTACCAGAAGGGCCGGTGGAACTGGTACGGCGAGGGCGCCATCATGGGACTCGTCGCCGATGGCGGCCCGACGTCCATCCCGACCTTCACCGGCTGGCGCCTGCGCGACAGCGGCTCCGGGAACCAGTCCAACATCCTCGCCGGCATCGCCGTGCAGGTGAATGATTTCCAGATCTCTCCCAACTTCCTCTACCAGAAACCAATCGTGGGTCCGGTCCCGGGCGACGCGCCGCCCCCCGGACGGCCCCGCAACGTGCTCGACGACCCCTTTGCCGTGCGCGCAAACCGCGAGACGGCCGCCGCCGAATTGCTCATCACCTATGACCCCACCCCGGCCACGTGGATGTGGGCGTGGGACAACGAAACCGCCGAGGACGCCAAATTTGCCGCCGCGGTGGGATACGTGTACCGGCACATGCCCACCACGCAGGACGCCGCGAACTTCATCGCGGCAGACGGGACCACCGTCTACACGTTCGGCGCCGCCCCCCCGGGGCGCGACATGTGGGAGTTGTGGACCCGGATCGTATCCTGTCCCCGGCGGGACATGCGTTTGATTGCGAACCTTTACATCGGAACCGGCGAGGGCAACGGCTACGATCTCACCGGTGAGAACCAGACGCTCAACCGGCGCATCCAGCGCGCGGGCGGGACCGCCCGTCTCGCGTGGGGTCAGCACGTGTTCGAGGCCGCGGCAAAGTTCAACGACTGGGGTCCATACGACTACCACCACGACTTCAACGAGACCTTCCCGGTCCAGTTGATGGCCGACATCTCGCGCACGCTGGGGACCCCGCGGTGGTATGGTTTTCCGCAGACGAGGTTCGGCCTGCGCGGTACGTGGCGCTCGCTCGACCAGAACTCGCCGCGCTACTGCCCCGGCATGACGCCCGACGCGCTGGGCAACATGGTGTGCGATCCGACGCTGGACGCCAAGAACGGGTCGGAATGGGAGATCCGTACCTACCTGATTTTCACGATGTAG
- a CDS encoding GH1 family beta-glucosidase, with product MLRFPDGFLWGVATSAHQIEGAFCEDGRGPSIWDTMEAIPGRIADGSDASAACDHYHRWRADIGLMARLGVNAYRFSVAWSRVLPDGRGAVNAAGLDFYDRLVDALVEAGIRPFITLYHWDLPQALQDEGGWMSRDTADAFVNYADVVSARLGDRVQHWVTHNEPWCIAHLGHDSGHHAPGIKDPPGALRVAHHLLLSHGLAVPVIRRNAPGVQVGIVLNLTPSSPASQSPEDVDASRWFDGFFNRWYLDPLFRARYPEDVIKDRIAVGHLESAQLPFVRPGDLTAISAPMDFLGVNYYSRVVMRAGDGAWPQSVPQVPEEELTDMGWEVCPSGLTALLERLHREYAPPPMYITENGAAYSDGPDETGRIKDTRRIEFMRGHIVACHRAIQDGVPLRGYFAWSLMDNFEWAHGYEKRFGLFWVDYKTQERIPKDSSFWYHDVVTANGVDDSTS from the coding sequence GTGCTCCGATTCCCCGACGGCTTTTTGTGGGGCGTGGCCACCTCCGCCCACCAGATCGAAGGCGCCTTCTGCGAGGACGGCCGCGGCCCATCCATCTGGGACACGATGGAAGCCATCCCCGGACGTATCGCGGATGGGTCGGATGCCAGCGCAGCCTGCGACCACTACCACCGCTGGCGGGCTGACATCGGCCTGATGGCCCGGCTGGGCGTAAACGCCTACCGGTTCTCCGTGGCGTGGTCGCGCGTACTCCCCGACGGCCGGGGAGCCGTGAACGCCGCGGGACTCGACTTCTATGACCGGCTGGTCGACGCCCTGGTGGAGGCCGGCATCCGGCCGTTCATCACCCTCTACCACTGGGATCTCCCGCAAGCGCTTCAGGACGAGGGCGGCTGGATGTCGCGCGACACCGCGGACGCATTCGTTAATTACGCCGACGTCGTCAGCGCGCGGCTCGGTGACCGCGTGCAGCACTGGGTAACCCACAACGAGCCATGGTGCATCGCCCACCTCGGTCATGACAGCGGCCATCACGCCCCCGGCATCAAGGACCCGCCGGGCGCGCTGCGCGTGGCGCATCACCTGCTGCTCTCGCACGGCCTGGCCGTTCCGGTCATTCGCAGGAACGCACCCGGCGTGCAGGTTGGCATTGTGCTCAACCTCACGCCGTCGTCACCCGCATCGCAGAGCCCGGAAGACGTGGATGCATCGCGATGGTTCGACGGCTTCTTCAATCGCTGGTACCTTGACCCGCTCTTTCGCGCCCGCTATCCGGAAGACGTGATCAAGGACCGCATCGCCGTGGGTCACCTGGAAAGCGCACAGCTTCCGTTCGTCCGCCCGGGCGATCTCACGGCGATCTCCGCTCCCATGGACTTTCTGGGGGTGAACTACTACAGCCGCGTGGTGATGCGGGCCGGCGACGGCGCGTGGCCACAATCCGTCCCGCAGGTACCCGAAGAAGAACTCACCGACATGGGCTGGGAGGTCTGCCCGTCCGGGCTGACAGCGCTGCTCGAACGGCTCCACCGCGAGTACGCGCCGCCGCCGATGTACATCACCGAGAACGGCGCCGCGTACTCGGACGGCCCGGACGAAACCGGCCGTATCAAGGACACCCGGCGCATCGAATTCATGCGCGGGCATATCGTGGCCTGCCACCGCGCGATCCAGGACGGGGTGCCGCTTCGGGGCTACTTCGCATGGTCGCTGATGGACAACTTCGAGTGGGCGCACGGATATGAGAAGCGCTTTGGGCTGTTCTGGGTCGATTACAAGACGCAAGAGCGAATACCAAAAGACAGTTCGTTCTGGTACCATGACGTCGTCACCGCAAACGGGGTGGACGACTCGACATCATGA